One Vanacampus margaritifer isolate UIUO_Vmar chromosome 20, RoL_Vmar_1.0, whole genome shotgun sequence DNA window includes the following coding sequences:
- the chodl gene encoding chondrolectin isoform X1: MDAFKLFFHVFRNQNMSGKMTFDLPRLPFLVVVLLVTTVRGGRVLSGQRVCVGGAWRACYKVAHFQHVSSRVDFREAELACHVDGGQLASIRTPQEQKHIQTLLEELRSGSRISDGDFWIGLTRVDDDEHNLSDGVTSCPQRYRWTDGSPASFRKWYMDEPSCGAESCVVMYHQPDAIPGVGGAYLYQWNDDRCSMKHNFICKYQPGCHILSAFIILRALRVRRHLFVSLAERHPEEEPGTTAAGRGTETTLDGSHVTLTEASGPLALYVILPTIPLLLLILVAAGTCCCHVLSTSPAGRQANLWISKTPKGDRTDP, encoded by the exons atggACGCCTTCAAGctcttttttcatgttttccgAAACCAAAACATGAGTGGGAAGATGACCTTTGACCTGCCCAGGCTCCCCTTCCTGGTTGTCGTCTTGCTGGTCACAACGGTCCGCGGCGGAAGAGTCCTAAGTG GTCAAAGAGTGTGTGTGGGCGGGGCCTGGCGGGCGTGCTACAAGGTGGCGCACTTCCAGCACGTATCCAGCCGCGTCGACTTCAGGGAGGCGGAGCTCGCGTGCCACGTGGACGGCGGCCAGCTGGCCAGCATACGGACGCCGCAGGAGCAAAAACACATCCAGACGCTTCTCGAG GAATTGCGTTCGGGTTCGAGAATATCAGATGGCGATTTCTGGATCGGTTTGACCCGCGTGGATGACGACGAGCACAACCTTTCTGACGGCGTCACTTCCTGCCCGCAACGCTACAGGTGGACCGACGGCAGCCCTGCGTCATTCAG GAAGTGGTACATGGACGAACCGTCGTGCGGCGCCGAGTCGTGCGTGGTGATGTACCATCAGCCGGATGCGATTCCGGGAGTGGGCGGGGCTTACCTTTACCAATGGAACGACGACCGCTGCTCCATGAAACACAATTTCATCTGCAAATATCAACCTGGTTGCCACATCTTGTCAGCATTCATCATCCTGCGTGCTTTACGAGTCCGACGGCATCTTTTTGTCTCTTTGGCAGAGCGCCACCCGGAGGAGGAGCCTGGTACGACGGCTGCTGGGAGGGGGACAG aGACCACACTGGATGGCAGTCACGTAACCTTGACTGAAGCTTCAG GCCCGTTGGCGCTGTACGTCATCCTTCCCACCAtcccgctgctgctgctcatccTGGTGGCCGCCGGGACTTGCTGTTGTCACGTGCTGAGCACAAG CCCGGCAGGGAGGCAGGCCAACCTTTGGATCTCCAAGACGCCCAAAGGTGACCGCACGGATCCGTGA
- the chodl gene encoding chondrolectin isoform X2 — MDAFKLFFHVFRNQNMSGKMTFDLPRLPFLVVVLLVTTVRGGRVLSGQRVCVGGAWRACYKVAHFQHVSSRVDFREAELACHVDGGQLASIRTPQEQKHIQTLLEELRSGSRISDGDFWIGLTRVDDDEHNLSDGVTSCPQRYRWTDGSPASFRKWYMDEPSCGAESCVVMYHQPDAIPGVGGAYLYQWNDDRCSMKHNFICKYQPERHPEEEPGTTAAGRGTETTLDGSHVTLTEASGPLALYVILPTIPLLLLILVAAGTCCCHVLSTSPAGRQANLWISKTPKGDRTDP; from the exons atggACGCCTTCAAGctcttttttcatgttttccgAAACCAAAACATGAGTGGGAAGATGACCTTTGACCTGCCCAGGCTCCCCTTCCTGGTTGTCGTCTTGCTGGTCACAACGGTCCGCGGCGGAAGAGTCCTAAGTG GTCAAAGAGTGTGTGTGGGCGGGGCCTGGCGGGCGTGCTACAAGGTGGCGCACTTCCAGCACGTATCCAGCCGCGTCGACTTCAGGGAGGCGGAGCTCGCGTGCCACGTGGACGGCGGCCAGCTGGCCAGCATACGGACGCCGCAGGAGCAAAAACACATCCAGACGCTTCTCGAG GAATTGCGTTCGGGTTCGAGAATATCAGATGGCGATTTCTGGATCGGTTTGACCCGCGTGGATGACGACGAGCACAACCTTTCTGACGGCGTCACTTCCTGCCCGCAACGCTACAGGTGGACCGACGGCAGCCCTGCGTCATTCAG GAAGTGGTACATGGACGAACCGTCGTGCGGCGCCGAGTCGTGCGTGGTGATGTACCATCAGCCGGATGCGATTCCGGGAGTGGGCGGGGCTTACCTTTACCAATGGAACGACGACCGCTGCTCCATGAAACACAATTTCATCTGCAAATATCAACCTG AGCGCCACCCGGAGGAGGAGCCTGGTACGACGGCTGCTGGGAGGGGGACAG aGACCACACTGGATGGCAGTCACGTAACCTTGACTGAAGCTTCAG GCCCGTTGGCGCTGTACGTCATCCTTCCCACCAtcccgctgctgctgctcatccTGGTGGCCGCCGGGACTTGCTGTTGTCACGTGCTGAGCACAAG CCCGGCAGGGAGGCAGGCCAACCTTTGGATCTCCAAGACGCCCAAAGGTGACCGCACGGATCCGTGA
- the LOC144040073 gene encoding zinc finger Y-chromosomal protein 1-like gives MASASVAPPGGGDELRVLGKKWREVACQWEAPAGGTHEVGCQSDIAQSRDVGVQADLLSRRLCWRRAGLPVRRLPSNSQNGAAAVPQRRSKVVRNANKAPEEPLPNTTAAVSSPLLPLSSTRPQRVRRPPRWREDLKTPQSPEPSSGGAEPDDQQQVVDEEEGEDPVWISPKGDAAVAVKLEMGTNACDICGQVMKNKSSLARHSIIHTGQKPFACHLCDLRFNRRDNLRHHLSRLHPGGVTRRERQRLIQTWLCDVCGKTFRCRSALKTHEIIHLGVKPHRCDLCPKAYMRTNDLEHHKLTVHQDGGVGGTRRRRRSGSLLCHFCGKEMKFRSQLATHLLTHTDERPHLCDVCGRKFCRSYQLERHKLLVHPDGASAAEDEDGSLQCHVCGKRLKTEALLAAHSRVHSADKPFRCSLCLRRFTSHACMKRHQARAHLKEAAPRSASPRVANSFRCSTCGKEFKFRSLLSNHETVHSDERPHACDFCPRRFRRLSHLKRHRHVVHHDGTRQPENFICHICGKDKKCRSQLDRHVIIHTGERPFACDLCTARFNRQGNLQQHRKRMHGIGQPPEDPDPPILFQDLDGAPDFKQEEVVDASSD, from the exons ATGGCGTCTGCATCAGTGGCGCCCCCCGGAGGCGGAGATGAGCTCCGCGTCCTGGGGAAGAAGTGGCGGGAGGTGGCCTGCCAGTGGGAGGCGCCAGCGGGCGGGACCCACGAGGTCGGTTGTCAGAGCGACATCGCCCAGAGTCGAGACGTCGGCGTCCAGGCGGACCTGTTATCTCGCCGGCTGTGCTGGAGACGCGCAG GTTTACCTGTTCGCCGTTTGCCGTCTAATAGTCAAAATGGTGCCGCCGCGGTGCCGCAGAGAAGGAGCAAAGTGGTCCGAAATGCCAACAAAGCCCCGGAGGAGCCGCTCCCCAACACCACTGCCGCCGTCTCCTCCCCTTTGCTACCGCTGTCCAGTACACGTCCACAGAGGGTTCGGCGACCTCCCAGGTGGCGTGAAGATCTAAAGACGCCGCAGTCACCTGAACCTTCATCTGGAGGGGCGGAGCCAGATGACCAGCAGCAGGTGGtggatgaggaggagggggaggacccTGTGTGGATTTCGCCCAAAGGAG ATGCGGCGGTGGCGGTGAAATTGGAGATGGGGACAAACGCGTGCGACATATGCGGTCAGGTGATGAAGAACAAGTCCAGCCTGGCCCGCCACTCCATCATCCACACGGGCCAGAAACCCTTCGCGTGCCACCTGTGCGACCTTCGCTTCAACCGCCGCGACAACCTTCGCCATCACCTCAGCCGCCTCCACCCGGGCGGCGTGACCCGGCGCGAGAGGCAGCGCCTGATCCAGACGTGGCTCTGCGACGTCTGCGGGAAAACATTCCGCTGCAGGTCGGCGCTCAAGACGCACGAGATCATCCACCTGGGGGTCAAACCCCACCGCTGCGACCTTTGCCCCAAGGCCTACATGCGCACCAACGACCTAGAGCACCACAAGCTCACGGTGCACCAAGATGGCGGCGTCGGCGGTACGCGGCGTCGGCGGCGCTCCGGCTCCTTGCTGTGTCACTTCTGCGGCAAAGAGATGAAGTTCCGCTCGCAGCTGGCGACTCACCTGCTGACGCACACGGACGAGCGGCCGCACCTCTGCGATGTCTGCGGCCGCAAGTTCTGCCGCAGTTACCAGCTGGAACGCCACAAGCTCCTCGTCCATCCCGACGGCGCCAGCGCCGCCGAGGACGAAGACGGCTCGCTGCAGTGCCACGTGTGCGGCAAGCGGCTGAAGACGGAGGCGCTCCTCGCCGCGCACTCCCGCGTGCACTCGGCCGACAAGCCCTTCCGCTGCTCATTGTGCCTGCGCCGCTTCACGAGCCACGCCTGCATGAAGCGGCACCAGGCACGTGCGCACCTGAAGGAGGCGGCGCCGCGCTCGGCCAGCCCGCGCGTCGCCAATTCCTTTCGGTGCAGCACCTGCGGCAAAGAGTTCAAGTTCCGCTCGCTTCTTAGCAACCACGAGACCGTGCACAGCGACGAGCGGCCGCACGCCTGCGATTTCTGCCCGCGCCGCTTCCGCCGCCTCAGCCACCTCAAGCGGCACCGGCACGTGGTCCACCACGATGGCACGCGCCAGCCGGAAAACTTCATCTGCCACATCTGCGGCAAGGACAAGAAGTGTCGCTCGCAGCTGGACCGGCACGTCATCATCCACACGGGAGAGCGACCCTTCGCCTGCGACTTGTGCACGGCGCGCTTCAATCGCCAAGGCAACCTGCAGCAGCACAGGAAGCGCATGCACGGCATTGGCCAACCGCCAGAAGACCCCGACCCGCCGATCCTCTTCCAAGATCTCGACGGGGCCCCGGATTTCAAACAGGAAGAGGTGGTGGATGCGTCCTCCGACTGA